In the Fibrella aestuarina BUZ 2 genome, one interval contains:
- a CDS encoding nucleotidyltransferase domain-containing protein, producing MTTLSPSLTDYSSILTRITELLDITPAQYEKAVSHYKAVGKWLDAPGSSLALYKPIIYPQGSFRYGTVIKPLTDEEEFDVDLVCRLLINKRLVNQQTLKAMVGNRLKAHTDYRRMLDKEGRRCWRLNYNEAERFHLDILPSIPDDFGWLIQAGVLPELASHALCITDRETWGVGIEWPRSNPEGYARWFHSRMKYIFAQERIRLANRMEMKVEDVPEYRVKTVLQRIVQLLKRHRDIMFGDDAEKPISIIITTLAAWAYQEEPDLERAMRQVLTAMPGLVRVEQGKYVIPNPVNPLENFADRWADTPRKAEKFFQWIAQAQLDFAKIGQIKGLPNAASSLKAQFGENIVNRALNSIGNDARQLRESGQLTMERSTGIISSAVGGLTVPQHTFHGLH from the coding sequence ATGACCACCTTATCACCTTCATTGACTGACTACAGTAGCATTCTGACTCGCATCACTGAATTGCTGGATATTACACCTGCTCAATATGAAAAAGCGGTCAGTCATTATAAAGCCGTTGGCAAGTGGCTTGATGCTCCCGGTTCTTCCTTGGCACTATACAAGCCCATCATCTACCCGCAAGGGTCATTCCGGTATGGCACTGTTATTAAGCCGCTAACAGACGAGGAAGAATTTGATGTTGATCTTGTTTGCCGATTGCTCATCAACAAGCGGTTGGTTAATCAGCAAACGTTGAAAGCGATGGTTGGGAACAGGCTGAAAGCGCATACCGATTATCGACGGATGTTAGACAAAGAAGGCCGACGCTGCTGGCGATTGAATTACAACGAGGCTGAGCGTTTTCATTTGGATATTCTACCATCCATTCCCGATGACTTCGGTTGGTTAATCCAAGCAGGTGTCTTACCTGAATTGGCTTCCCACGCTCTGTGCATTACCGACCGCGAGACCTGGGGTGTAGGGATTGAGTGGCCTCGCAGTAATCCTGAAGGGTATGCGCGTTGGTTCCACAGTCGTATGAAATATATCTTCGCGCAAGAGCGGATAAGGCTGGCTAATCGAATGGAGATGAAAGTAGAAGACGTACCTGAATACCGCGTCAAAACGGTGTTGCAGCGCATTGTTCAACTGCTCAAACGACACCGTGACATCATGTTCGGTGACGATGCCGAAAAACCCATATCAATCATTATCACAACGCTGGCAGCGTGGGCTTATCAGGAAGAACCTGATCTTGAGCGTGCCATGCGGCAGGTACTGACTGCAATGCCCGGTTTAGTGCGCGTTGAGCAAGGCAAGTATGTTATTCCAAATCCCGTTAATCCACTGGAAAATTTCGCCGACCGCTGGGCTGACACTCCCAGAAAGGCTGAGAAGTTTTTTCAGTGGATTGCTCAAGCACAGCTTGACTTTGCTAAAATTGGTCAGATTAAAGGATTGCCAAACGCGGCATCGAGCTTAAAAGCACAGTTCGGCGAGAACATTGTAAATCGGGCACTCAACTCCATTGGTAATGATGCCCGCCAACTTCGGGAAAGTGGACAACTTACTATGGAGCGGAGCACTGGTATTATATCGAGCGCTGTCGGCGGTTTAACAGTTCCTCAGCACACGTTTCATGGCTTACATTGA
- a CDS encoding AAA family ATPase, whose amino-acid sequence MLVQFSVRNYKSFRDEVKLSLVASRYDKDPATETHWVDVPALDVKLLKSVAIYGANASGKSKLVEALGFVRQFILRSSGSTQLNDKIPTVPFRLNPDSEAAPSEFELVFLHEGELFRYGFEVTTEQVVSEWLYHRPKTKEIEVFYRDGQTFDVINPRQFKTGLRLAKDDMIRSNALMLSVAAQFNDPLARRVFAWLGRFNVISGLQEEGYEGFTVSRVMHHEGKSAVMNFLAGADLGIADVRVQPIEHESELPGSLPSALRERLAQALTEKDGVILGGTKTLHRRYDTDGNPLGTIEFDMEDESSGTQKYFALSGPILETLQQGDTLVVDELESKLHPNLVRKLVGLFHSPETNPHNAQLIFNTHDSNLLSAGSPARPLLRRDQIWFVSKDRYGASSLYALSDFKTDTVRKGDDYREKYLQGRFGAIPYLNDYEEALTESPVRPTL is encoded by the coding sequence ATGCTTGTTCAATTCTCGGTCAGAAACTATAAGTCGTTTCGGGATGAAGTGAAGCTGTCGCTTGTGGCCTCCCGGTACGACAAAGACCCTGCTACTGAAACCCATTGGGTAGATGTACCTGCGCTCGACGTAAAGCTGCTCAAGAGCGTAGCTATCTATGGTGCCAACGCATCCGGCAAGAGCAAGCTGGTTGAAGCTCTTGGCTTTGTGCGGCAGTTCATTCTGCGTTCATCGGGTAGTACTCAGCTAAACGACAAGATTCCGACTGTCCCGTTCCGACTAAACCCTGACAGCGAAGCAGCCCCCTCGGAGTTCGAACTGGTCTTTCTGCACGAGGGTGAGTTATTCCGTTATGGCTTTGAAGTCACGACCGAACAGGTTGTATCGGAGTGGCTCTACCACCGACCCAAGACCAAAGAGATTGAGGTGTTCTACCGCGACGGGCAAACGTTCGATGTCATCAATCCCCGGCAGTTCAAAACGGGGCTTCGGCTGGCTAAAGACGACATGATCCGATCCAACGCGCTGATGTTGTCCGTAGCCGCCCAGTTCAATGACCCACTTGCCCGGCGCGTGTTTGCCTGGTTGGGCAGGTTCAATGTGATTTCGGGCTTGCAGGAGGAGGGCTACGAAGGCTTCACAGTGAGCCGGGTGATGCACCACGAGGGTAAATCAGCCGTAATGAATTTTCTGGCTGGTGCCGATCTGGGCATCGCCGACGTGCGTGTACAACCTATCGAACACGAAAGTGAGTTACCGGGTAGTCTGCCTTCTGCCCTCCGTGAGCGACTCGCCCAAGCCCTAACCGAGAAAGACGGGGTCATTCTGGGTGGCACCAAAACCCTGCACCGACGCTACGATACAGACGGAAATCCATTGGGTACAATCGAATTTGACATGGAAGACGAATCGTCGGGAACACAGAAATACTTCGCGCTGTCCGGCCCCATTCTGGAAACCTTGCAACAGGGTGATACGCTCGTAGTTGACGAACTCGAATCGAAATTACACCCTAACCTGGTCCGTAAGCTCGTAGGCTTGTTCCATTCCCCGGAAACCAACCCCCACAATGCCCAATTGATTTTCAATACCCACGACAGCAACCTGCTGAGTGCGGGTAGTCCGGCGCGTCCGTTGCTCCGGCGCGATCAGATTTGGTTTGTCAGCAAAGACCGCTACGGGGCCTCGTCGCTCTACGCCTTGTCAGATTTCAAAACTGACACAGTGCGTAAAGGAGACGATTATCGGGAAAAATACCTTCAGGGTCGATTTGGGGCCATTCCGTACTTGAACGACTATGAAGAAGCCCTGACCGAATCGCCGGTGCGGCCAACGCTTTAA
- a CDS encoding RloB family protein produces the protein MKSRMKAIREAQERDERQADKRATRAAARSIDRPEPNVPEFVRLLIVTEGVNTEVSYFQQFRMPNMQVRAVGTGYNTVSLVRRAAQIREEEANKGNEYDQVWCVFDKDDFSPEDFNEAVRLAEGMFGAECVAYSNQSFEYWLLLHFLDHQGGAMHRRQYDIRLNECLQPYGITYDGSKSKRISIDFFDLMLAVDPQTRKRRIDQAISRAERVFDQYDHRSPAFEESSTAVFRVVNVILGNQPTTTTPAS, from the coding sequence ATGAAGAGTAGGATGAAGGCCATCCGCGAAGCGCAGGAGCGTGATGAACGGCAAGCGGATAAACGGGCGACCCGTGCTGCGGCTCGTTCCATCGACAGGCCCGAACCCAACGTACCGGAGTTTGTTCGCCTGTTGATCGTCACCGAAGGCGTAAACACCGAAGTGAGCTATTTCCAACAATTCCGAATGCCCAACATGCAGGTGCGGGCCGTCGGAACTGGCTACAACACAGTATCGCTGGTACGTCGGGCGGCACAAATCCGCGAAGAGGAAGCTAATAAGGGTAACGAATACGACCAGGTCTGGTGCGTATTCGACAAAGACGACTTCTCGCCCGAAGATTTCAACGAAGCTGTCCGACTGGCTGAAGGTATGTTTGGTGCGGAGTGCGTTGCTTATTCCAATCAATCGTTCGAGTATTGGCTACTGTTGCACTTCTTGGATCACCAGGGTGGGGCCATGCACAGGCGGCAGTATGACATCCGGCTGAACGAGTGTTTGCAACCCTATGGCATAACCTATGATGGGAGTAAGAGCAAACGAATCAGTATTGATTTCTTCGATTTGATGCTGGCCGTTGATCCCCAGACCCGGAAACGGCGCATCGATCAGGCCATCTCCCGTGCTGAACGAGTATTCGACCAATATGACCACCGCAGCCCGGCATTTGAAGAGTCCTCAACGGCGGTTTTCCGGGTGGTGAACGTCATCCTAGGCAATCAGCCGACTACTACAACCCCAGCTTCATAG
- a CDS encoding site-specific integrase, whose amino-acid sequence MTELTPSIISGQAKAVRIRKSHEDLAHQTAAFFQKGVAGAANTQTAYASDIEQLELWLQTNELGTLPISSGTLAAYLSDQATVHKWATLTRRLAAIRKWHRGRKHPDPGNDEAVRLVLEGIKRSIGTEPDQAPAFDIEKLKECTRTIAPTPTGLRDKAMLLVCFAGAFRRSELVALDIDGVKFTREGAILSYQGSKTNQYGRREEKALFFSPDPATCPVRAIQDYMALLNRTSGPLFVRIRKQDAITEDRLSDKQVARVTKQYLGDDYSAHSHRASFVTIAKLNGADDSQIMQQTKHRTRTMIDRYTRVQEVVKHNAAMKLGL is encoded by the coding sequence ATGACAGAATTAACACCCTCCATTATAAGCGGACAAGCTAAAGCGGTTCGCATCCGAAAATCTCATGAGGACCTGGCTCATCAAACAGCAGCCTTCTTCCAAAAAGGTGTAGCAGGCGCGGCCAATACCCAAACCGCTTACGCTTCAGACATTGAGCAGTTGGAACTTTGGCTCCAGACCAACGAGCTGGGTACGTTGCCGATCAGCTCAGGTACGTTGGCAGCCTATCTGTCCGATCAAGCTACCGTTCACAAGTGGGCTACGTTGACTCGCCGGTTAGCAGCCATTCGGAAGTGGCACCGGGGACGCAAGCATCCTGATCCAGGTAACGATGAAGCCGTCAGGCTGGTGCTGGAAGGCATCAAACGATCCATTGGCACGGAACCTGACCAAGCTCCTGCATTCGATATCGAGAAGCTCAAAGAGTGTACTCGCACGATAGCTCCGACTCCGACCGGCCTGCGCGACAAGGCGATGCTGCTGGTATGTTTCGCCGGGGCGTTTCGTCGGTCTGAACTGGTGGCTCTTGACATTGACGGGGTAAAATTTACGCGGGAGGGTGCCATCCTCAGTTATCAGGGCAGTAAAACCAATCAATACGGTCGGCGGGAGGAGAAAGCTTTGTTTTTCAGTCCTGATCCGGCTACCTGCCCGGTGCGCGCTATACAAGATTACATGGCCCTACTGAACCGGACAAGTGGCCCATTGTTTGTCAGGATTCGTAAACAGGATGCCATTACTGAAGACCGACTATCGGACAAACAGGTCGCCCGCGTGACGAAACAGTACCTCGGTGACGATTACTCGGCCCACTCACACCGGGCATCGTTCGTAACCATTGCCAAGCTCAACGGAGCCGACGATTCGCAAATTATGCAGCAGACCAAGCACCGTACCCGCACGATGATTGACCGCTACACGCGAGTACAGGAGGTTGTTAAGCACAATGCAGCTATGAAGCTGGGGTTGTAG
- a CDS encoding replication initiation protein — MNDEIIIREPLTLLLGRSEFSLHERRIYWNILKALKGEQTFDVKSYRVEDRKFRIHYSDVFVGENSHAQTNVILRILDKATSRKIKIFDQDKGKYTFIVPIPYIHYEANKGYFDILINSMVLPYFIDLSKGYSQYELSAAVSLSSEYSQLLFPRLTRFIDTGLWRVEVTELRELLNAQKYVRYSNFKQMVLSNVLAEINRKTYLDITMTEQKEGRAVKWINFIIRRKGKNSPKAAYYALVNKDLQTASELSLADKQKKAAEFLYNYQFTDSQKKTILTNEQYLNEFLRLDSMVTHGAVTVATTPTRYIAGILFKDASGPKQKKRKPAMTIELDLRSEKN, encoded by the coding sequence ATGAACGATGAAATCATCATTAGGGAACCATTGACTCTACTGCTGGGTCGGTCTGAATTCTCTCTACATGAGCGCCGAATTTATTGGAATATCCTTAAAGCCCTCAAAGGTGAACAAACGTTTGATGTCAAATCCTACCGGGTAGAAGACCGAAAGTTTCGGATTCACTATTCGGATGTGTTCGTCGGCGAAAACTCGCACGCTCAAACGAATGTGATCCTGAGGATTTTGGACAAGGCAACATCCCGGAAAATTAAGATTTTCGATCAGGACAAGGGGAAATACACATTTATCGTTCCGATACCTTACATCCATTATGAGGCAAACAAAGGTTACTTTGATATCCTTATTAATTCGATGGTCTTGCCTTACTTCATTGACCTAAGCAAAGGATACTCACAATACGAACTAAGTGCAGCGGTCTCACTGAGTAGTGAGTATTCCCAATTGCTGTTTCCTCGTCTAACCCGGTTTATCGATACGGGTTTATGGCGAGTAGAGGTGACGGAACTCCGTGAACTGCTAAATGCTCAGAAGTACGTGCGGTACTCCAACTTTAAGCAAATGGTCTTGTCGAACGTACTGGCTGAAATTAATCGCAAGACGTATCTGGACATAACCATGACAGAACAGAAGGAGGGGCGGGCTGTCAAGTGGATTAACTTCATTATCCGCCGTAAAGGGAAAAACAGCCCTAAAGCAGCGTATTACGCATTAGTTAATAAAGACCTGCAAACAGCCAGTGAGTTATCGTTGGCTGACAAGCAGAAGAAAGCAGCCGAATTTTTATATAATTACCAGTTTACTGACAGCCAGAAGAAGACTATTTTGACAAATGAGCAATACCTGAACGAGTTTCTACGGCTTGACAGCATGGTCACGCACGGGGCTGTGACAGTGGCTACCACGCCTACACGGTATATCGCTGGTATTTTATTTAAGGATGCGTCAGGGCCTAAGCAGAAGAAGCGCAAGCCAGCGATGACTATTGAGTTAGACCTTAGATCGGAAAAGAATTAA